One Myxococcota bacterium genomic region harbors:
- a CDS encoding TIGR03617 family F420-dependent LLM class oxidoreductase gives MKVYTTAPMENPRDAAEAFQRLEEIGYDGAFSFEAKLDPFLPLALAADRTDRLQLGTAIAIAFGRNPMNLASAAHGLQTICGGRFILGLGSQVKPHIEKRFSMPWSRPAARMREIVLATKAIFDRWEGKSELRFEGEFYRHTLMIPAFDPGPNPFGPPPVYVGGFGPRMTEVAGEVADGFFGHPFNSRQSLLENTLPALERGLAKGGKQRGQLDVICATMVVTGDTEESFAHSKETARKHLAFYGSTPAYRSTLDCHGWGDLHVELNRMSKRGEWDAMAELVDDEILETLAVVGERPTLVDKLRARLDGIADGVSLTHNRAPDPDHWASTVATLTGR, from the coding sequence ATGAAGGTGTACACGACCGCTCCGATGGAGAATCCGCGCGACGCCGCCGAGGCGTTCCAACGGCTCGAGGAGATCGGCTACGACGGCGCCTTCAGCTTCGAGGCGAAGCTCGACCCCTTCCTCCCGCTGGCCCTGGCAGCCGATCGGACGGACCGCTTGCAACTCGGTACGGCGATCGCGATCGCCTTCGGCCGCAACCCGATGAACCTGGCGAGCGCCGCCCACGGTCTGCAGACGATCTGCGGTGGCCGCTTCATCCTGGGCCTCGGCTCCCAGGTGAAGCCGCACATCGAGAAGCGCTTCAGCATGCCCTGGTCACGACCCGCGGCGCGCATGCGCGAGATCGTGCTCGCGACGAAGGCCATCTTCGACCGCTGGGAGGGGAAGTCGGAGCTTCGCTTCGAAGGCGAGTTCTATCGCCACACGCTGATGATCCCGGCCTTCGATCCCGGGCCGAACCCGTTCGGCCCGCCGCCGGTCTACGTGGGCGGCTTCGGGCCGCGCATGACCGAGGTGGCGGGCGAGGTCGCCGACGGGTTCTTCGGGCACCCCTTCAACTCCCGCCAATCCCTCCTCGAGAACACGCTGCCCGCCCTCGAACGAGGACTCGCAAAGGGGGGAAAGCAGCGCGGCCAGCTGGATGTGATCTGCGCGACGATGGTCGTGACTGGGGATACCGAGGAGTCCTTCGCGCACAGCAAGGAAACGGCGCGCAAGCATCTCGCCTTCTACGGATCGACGCCCGCTTACCGCTCGACCCTCGATTGCCACGGCTGGGGCGATCTGCACGTCGAGCTGAACCGCATGTCGAAGCGCGGAGAGTGGGACGCGATGGCGGAGCTGGTCGACGACGAGATCCTCGAGACCCTCGCCGTCGTCGGAGAACGTCCGACCCTGGTCGACAAGCTACGCGCACGCCTGGACGGCATCGCGGACGGCGTCAGCCTCACCCACAACCGCGCACCCGACCCCGACCACTGGGCCTCGACGGTCGCAACCCTCACGGGGCGCTAG
- a CDS encoding DUF3565 domain-containing protein: MERRVTAFAQDDDGDWLVSLDCGHRRHVRHDPPWQERAWVLEADEREARIGSAFDCKGCDRAQLPRAVEPYKRTPEFDADSVPAGLTRDHRTAAGVWARIVVLEGSLGYVPDAASDVRHTLTPETPGIVVPELTHHVVPDGPVRFFVEFLRVPR; this comes from the coding sequence GTGGAGCGACGCGTCACGGCCTTCGCCCAGGACGACGACGGCGACTGGCTCGTCTCTCTGGACTGCGGCCACCGGCGACACGTCCGTCACGACCCGCCCTGGCAGGAGCGGGCCTGGGTGCTCGAGGCCGACGAACGCGAGGCTCGGATCGGGTCCGCATTCGACTGCAAGGGCTGCGACCGGGCCCAGCTCCCGCGCGCCGTCGAGCCCTACAAGCGCACGCCCGAGTTCGACGCCGATTCCGTACCTGCGGGCTTGACCCGCGATCACCGCACCGCCGCGGGCGTCTGGGCGCGTATCGTCGTCCTGGAGGGCTCGCTCGGCTACGTCCCCGACGCCGCTTCCGACGTCCGACACACCCTTACGCCGGAGACGCCGGGAATCGTCGTGCCGGAGCTCACCCATCACGTCGTTCCCGACGGGCCGGTGCGCTTCTTCGTGGAGTTCCTGCGCGTCCCGAGATAG
- a CDS encoding VOC family protein encodes MSRHFGEIRQNGYVVHDIEAAMQHWTTVLGVGPFFYFERAPIEEFRYRGETSPLEVSIALAQTGALQIELIQPRNTAPSMYRDFLETGSEGLQHLAYWTERFDDDLARLDARGLDIGQSGQVGGPDGRFVYYETETHPGTVIELSEISGTKGRFFAHIAEVARSWDGGDPIRPMGG; translated from the coding sequence ATGAGTCGGCACTTCGGCGAGATCCGGCAGAACGGCTACGTGGTCCACGACATCGAGGCCGCGATGCAGCACTGGACCACGGTCCTCGGCGTCGGGCCCTTCTTCTATTTCGAACGCGCTCCGATCGAGGAGTTTCGCTACCGGGGCGAAACCTCTCCGCTCGAGGTCAGCATCGCGCTCGCCCAGACCGGCGCGCTCCAGATCGAGTTGATCCAGCCGCGCAACACGGCGCCGTCGATGTATCGCGACTTCCTCGAGACGGGCTCCGAGGGCCTCCAGCACCTCGCATACTGGACCGAGCGCTTCGACGACGACCTCGCCCGGCTCGACGCCCGGGGCCTCGACATCGGGCAATCGGGTCAGGTGGGCGGGCCCGATGGCCGCTTCGTCTACTACGAGACGGAAACACACCCCGGCACCGTGATCGAACTCTCGGAGATCAGCGGCACCAAGGGCCGCTTCTTTGCGCACATCGCCGAGGTGGCGCGCAGCTGGGACGGCGGCGATCCCATCCGACCGATGGGCGGCTAG
- a CDS encoding Gfo/Idh/MocA family oxidoreductase — translation MGDTLRYGIIGSGMMGTEHMRNIAVVDGADVVAYADPHEPSRGFGALTCPDARGYSDYRDLLDDADVDAVIVATPNHTHRAVLEDLFATGKHILCEKPMCTSVEDARWVADRAEAYGGVFWCGMEYRYMAPVARLVAAVHDGAVGTLRMLAIREHRFPFLPKVDDWNRFERNTGGTLVEKCCHYFDLMRLITQSEAVRVYASGAQDVNHLDERYAGEQPDILDNAFVVVDFASGTRALLDLCMFAEGSRNQEEIAATGDAGKVESFVPSSDFVEGRRRGEDGLPAVRVENVPVDPIALEAGFHHGATYYAHQAFGRAVRGESEVEVTAHDGLRAVEIGAAAEASVRSGQPVAL, via the coding sequence ATGGGCGACACCCTGCGCTACGGAATCATCGGCTCGGGAATGATGGGCACCGAGCACATGCGCAACATCGCGGTCGTCGACGGCGCCGACGTCGTCGCCTACGCCGATCCGCACGAACCCAGCCGCGGGTTCGGAGCGCTGACCTGTCCCGACGCGCGCGGCTACAGCGACTACCGGGACCTCCTGGACGACGCCGACGTCGATGCGGTGATCGTGGCGACGCCGAATCACACCCACCGCGCGGTACTCGAGGACCTCTTCGCGACCGGGAAACACATCCTCTGCGAGAAGCCCATGTGCACCAGCGTCGAGGACGCGCGCTGGGTCGCCGACCGCGCCGAGGCGTACGGCGGTGTCTTCTGGTGCGGCATGGAGTACCGCTACATGGCTCCCGTCGCGCGGCTGGTCGCGGCCGTGCACGACGGCGCGGTGGGCACGCTGCGGATGCTCGCCATCCGCGAGCACCGCTTTCCCTTCTTGCCGAAGGTCGACGACTGGAACCGCTTCGAGCGCAACACGGGCGGCACCCTCGTCGAGAAGTGCTGCCATTACTTCGACCTGATGCGGCTGATCACCCAGAGCGAGGCGGTGCGCGTCTATGCATCGGGCGCCCAGGACGTGAACCACCTCGACGAGCGCTATGCAGGCGAGCAGCCGGACATCCTCGACAACGCGTTCGTCGTGGTGGACTTCGCGAGTGGAACCCGTGCGCTGCTCGACCTGTGCATGTTCGCCGAAGGCTCCCGCAATCAGGAAGAGATCGCGGCCACCGGCGACGCGGGCAAGGTGGAGTCCTTCGTTCCTTCTTCCGACTTCGTCGAGGGGCGGCGCCGCGGCGAGGACGGTCTGCCCGCAGTCCGCGTCGAGAACGTCCCGGTCGACCCGATCGCGCTGGAGGCGGGCTTTCATCACGGCGCCACCTACTACGCCCACCAGGCCTTCGGTCGCGCGGTGCGCGGCGAGAGCGAAGTCGAAGTCACCGCCCACGACGGCCTGCGTGCCGTCGAGATCGGCGCGGCCGCCGAGGCCTCGGTCCGCAGTGGCCAGCCGGTGGCGCTTTGA
- a CDS encoding ATP-binding protein encodes MDRVSTSDDERPGMRRGRGFATPLVPPQLSEERWSSQLLHRLGFRPSTRLAPSMLFFRNVGAVAIAAVACLLPEVGPNRFWLAGILVFVSIPCAIWLERHFPVSETGWSEPLFDLVMVVSLVHLVPSMWFPALVIGLMVVQAPSVGSHQRSFLFYALFAAILTSGMTFAAWLHDVEDWKLPILCMAVLYPSVIFYSYQQARRTRALRAHTEALESLYRVAGGVAHDFNNVLTSVMGHAELAMADLPGTHPARTSLTEVVRGANRASLLSGRLLAFSGRGQEADAFVDVEGEVRDLVELLRPIVSSEIALEVHSKLQGETVRCPRSQFQQALMNLVINACEATAVSKAPVRIHLESPQGEISGRRWVRIRVVDQGVGIPAQHQDRIFDPFFTSKGRGHGLGLASARQTIEEVDGRIFVESREGSGTQVTVYLPAQTRVPSVRASLAGVSQGARVALVVDDEDEVRRTMASLLEHLRFEVIEAESGTRALEIVEEYGRDIELAVLDVRMPGMSGWDLLASLRGRGWDRPVVVCSGYDVAGSGRSATDPRLRFIAKPFRLGELRDTLEGLGLVLEAPGAAARGAQPPPEGRS; translated from the coding sequence ATGGATCGGGTGTCGACATCCGACGACGAACGTCCCGGCATGCGCCGCGGGAGAGGTTTCGCCACCCCGTTGGTGCCACCGCAGCTCTCGGAGGAGCGCTGGTCTTCGCAGCTGCTGCATCGCCTGGGCTTCCGGCCGTCCACGCGCCTCGCGCCCTCGATGCTCTTCTTTCGGAACGTCGGCGCGGTGGCGATCGCAGCGGTCGCGTGCCTGCTGCCCGAAGTCGGACCGAATCGGTTCTGGCTCGCTGGAATCCTGGTCTTCGTCTCGATTCCCTGTGCGATCTGGCTCGAGCGTCATTTCCCCGTATCGGAGACCGGTTGGAGTGAACCGCTCTTCGACCTCGTGATGGTCGTCTCGCTGGTGCACCTGGTGCCGAGCATGTGGTTCCCCGCGCTCGTGATCGGGCTGATGGTGGTGCAGGCGCCCAGTGTGGGCAGTCACCAGCGCAGCTTCCTGTTCTACGCGTTGTTCGCCGCGATCCTGACCAGCGGGATGACCTTCGCCGCGTGGTTGCACGACGTGGAGGACTGGAAGCTCCCCATCCTTTGCATGGCGGTGCTCTATCCCTCGGTGATTTTCTACTCGTACCAGCAGGCCCGGCGCACGCGCGCGCTGCGTGCGCACACCGAGGCGCTGGAGAGCCTCTATCGCGTGGCCGGCGGTGTGGCCCACGACTTCAACAACGTGCTGACCAGCGTCATGGGACATGCCGAGCTGGCGATGGCGGATCTCCCCGGGACGCATCCGGCCCGGACCTCCTTGACCGAGGTGGTGCGTGGTGCGAACCGCGCGAGCCTGTTGTCAGGGCGCCTGCTCGCGTTTTCGGGTCGGGGTCAGGAAGCGGACGCCTTCGTCGACGTCGAAGGCGAGGTGCGAGACCTCGTCGAGCTGCTGCGGCCGATCGTCTCCAGCGAGATCGCGCTCGAGGTGCACTCGAAGCTCCAGGGCGAGACGGTGCGTTGCCCGCGCAGCCAGTTCCAACAGGCGCTGATGAACCTGGTCATCAACGCCTGCGAGGCCACGGCCGTGTCGAAGGCACCCGTTCGGATCCATCTCGAGTCACCGCAGGGCGAGATCTCGGGGCGTCGCTGGGTGCGGATCCGCGTGGTCGATCAGGGCGTCGGCATTCCCGCGCAACACCAGGACCGCATCTTCGACCCGTTCTTTACCTCGAAGGGACGGGGCCATGGGCTCGGACTCGCCAGCGCGCGCCAGACGATCGAGGAAGTCGACGGCCGGATCTTCGTCGAGAGCCGCGAGGGGAGTGGAACCCAGGTCACGGTCTACCTCCCGGCGCAGACACGCGTGCCCAGCGTGCGGGCGTCGCTGGCCGGGGTGTCGCAGGGTGCACGGGTGGCGCTCGTCGTCGACGACGAGGATGAAGTGCGCAGGACGATGGCGAGTCTGCTCGAGCATCTGCGCTTCGAGGTGATCGAGGCCGAAAGCGGAACACGCGCGCTGGAGATCGTCGAGGAGTACGGCCGCGACATCGAGCTCGCCGTGCTCGACGTACGCATGCCGGGCATGAGCGGCTGGGACCTGTTGGCGTCGCTCCGCGGTCGCGGCTGGGACCGACCCGTCGTCGTGTGCAGCGGCTACGACGTCGCGGGCAGCGGCCGCTCGGCGACCGACCCGCGGCTACGCTTCATCGCCAAGCCGTTTCGCCTCGGGGAGCTGCGTGACACGCTCGAGGGGTTGGGGCTCGTCCTGGAGGCGCCGGGCGCGGCGGCGCGCGGAGCCCAGCCTCCGCCCGAGGGGCGGTCCTAG
- a CDS encoding flotillin family protein produces MINGLPIFAAVVILVAILTVGMILARLYRRSTKEIAYVRTGFGGQKVIMDGGSLVFPVLHEVIAINMNTLRLEVRRAAQGALITKDRMRVDVAAEFYVRVKPTEEAIADSAQTLGHRTLETDRLKELVEGKFVDALRAVAAEMRMEELHEQRVDFVQKVQAAVSEDLLKNGLELESVSLTSLDQTDREFFNPNNAFDAEGLTRLTEEIEARRKKRNDIEQDTEVAVEQKNLEAERQKLEVKRDKEYAVLEQQREVEVRRAQQSAQIAQEQAAQKRHAEEADIAAHQEVEQSRIKADRAIEEQRIEKERSVKESDIARARAIETADIQRQESVSITEQSKQIAVALKSKEESESRAEADRARALAVEAEEAVVTVRDTATADRLKQIELIEARKAAERNAIGITVAAEAEKQAAEDQAEAVKTIAEAKAAESRIEASGESEAEKLRADAAQIRYSVDAEGKRALHEAENLLSQEVITMRVKLALIENLDRIVAESVKPMESIDGIKIVQVDGLNGLNGHAPSGSGSGNAANGNLADQAVAAALRYRGQAPLLDSLMQEIGLDGSSLSGLTAAASEGGNGAADSSSEDSED; encoded by the coding sequence ATGATCAATGGCCTGCCCATCTTCGCCGCCGTCGTCATCCTCGTCGCCATTCTCACCGTCGGGATGATCCTGGCCCGCCTGTATCGGCGCTCCACGAAGGAGATCGCCTACGTGCGCACCGGTTTCGGCGGCCAGAAAGTCATCATGGACGGCGGCTCGCTCGTCTTCCCGGTGCTCCACGAAGTCATCGCGATCAACATGAACACGCTGCGCCTCGAGGTACGCCGGGCGGCGCAGGGAGCCCTGATCACCAAGGACCGGATGCGGGTCGACGTGGCGGCCGAGTTCTACGTCCGGGTGAAGCCGACGGAAGAGGCGATCGCGGACTCGGCCCAGACCCTCGGACACCGGACCCTCGAAACCGACCGGCTGAAAGAGCTGGTCGAGGGCAAGTTCGTCGATGCCCTGCGCGCGGTGGCGGCCGAGATGCGCATGGAGGAGCTCCACGAACAGCGGGTCGACTTCGTCCAGAAGGTCCAGGCCGCGGTCTCCGAGGATCTCCTGAAGAACGGTCTCGAGCTCGAGAGTGTCTCGCTGACCTCACTCGACCAGACCGATCGGGAGTTCTTCAACCCGAACAACGCATTCGACGCCGAGGGCCTGACGCGCCTGACCGAGGAGATCGAGGCGCGCCGCAAGAAGCGCAACGACATCGAGCAGGACACCGAGGTCGCCGTCGAACAGAAGAACCTCGAGGCCGAGCGGCAGAAGCTCGAGGTCAAGCGCGACAAGGAGTACGCGGTCCTCGAGCAGCAGCGCGAGGTGGAGGTGCGCCGCGCGCAGCAGTCGGCCCAGATCGCCCAGGAGCAAGCCGCCCAGAAGCGCCACGCGGAAGAAGCCGACATCGCGGCGCACCAGGAGGTCGAGCAATCCCGCATCAAGGCGGACCGCGCGATCGAAGAGCAGCGCATCGAGAAGGAGCGCTCGGTCAAGGAGTCGGACATCGCGCGCGCCCGTGCGATCGAGACCGCCGACATTCAGCGCCAGGAGAGCGTCTCCATCACCGAGCAGTCGAAGCAGATCGCGGTCGCGCTGAAGTCGAAGGAAGAATCCGAGTCGCGGGCCGAGGCCGATCGGGCCCGCGCCCTCGCGGTCGAGGCCGAGGAGGCCGTGGTCACCGTCCGCGACACCGCGACGGCGGATCGCTTGAAGCAGATCGAGCTGATCGAGGCGCGCAAGGCCGCCGAGCGCAACGCGATCGGGATCACGGTCGCGGCGGAGGCCGAGAAGCAGGCCGCCGAGGACCAGGCCGAAGCGGTGAAGACCATCGCCGAGGCGAAGGCCGCCGAATCCCGCATCGAGGCGAGCGGTGAATCCGAAGCGGAGAAGCTCCGCGCCGACGCCGCCCAGATCCGGTACTCGGTCGACGCGGAGGGCAAGCGCGCCCTGCACGAGGCCGAGAACCTGTTGAGCCAGGAAGTGATCACGATGCGGGTGAAGCTCGCCCTCATCGAGAACCTGGATCGCATCGTCGCCGAGAGCGTGAAGCCGATGGAGTCGATCGACGGCATCAAGATCGTCCAGGTCGACGGGCTCAACGGGCTGAACGGGCACGCGCCTTCGGGCTCGGGTTCGGGCAATGCCGCGAACGGCAACCTCGCCGACCAGGCCGTCGCCGCGGCTCTGCGCTACCGCGGACAGGCGCCGCTCCTCGATTCGCTGATGCAGGAGATCGGCCTGGACGGCTCGAGCCTCTCGGGCCTGACGGCTGCCGCCTCGGAAGGCGGCAACGGAGCGGCAGATTCCAGCTCCGAGGACTCCGAAGACTAG
- a CDS encoding YqiJ family protein — translation MWDFLSAPGNQVFNIALLVMLGIAVLEGVATLLWGGVSQVIDAMLPEADLDVDLDLDLDVDVDLDADPSGGPSGLAAAEAGLFTPILAWLQIGRVPILVLLVIFLTAFGLSGLLVQSFARELSGHALPALLASAPALAVALPSVRIFGGWVARIMPKEETSAVSRETFVGRVATIVIGTARQQTPAEARLRDEHGRTHYVMVEPDVPGEEFGQGDEVLLVRSDGARFRVIRPPSDALLVNKGEPR, via the coding sequence ATGTGGGACTTCCTCTCAGCCCCCGGAAACCAGGTCTTCAACATCGCGTTGTTGGTGATGCTGGGAATCGCGGTGCTCGAGGGGGTCGCCACCCTGCTGTGGGGCGGCGTATCCCAGGTGATCGACGCGATGCTCCCGGAGGCGGACCTCGACGTCGATCTCGATCTCGATCTCGATGTGGACGTCGACCTGGATGCCGATCCGAGCGGAGGTCCGAGTGGCCTCGCTGCGGCCGAGGCCGGGCTCTTCACGCCGATCCTGGCTTGGCTGCAGATCGGCCGCGTTCCCATCCTTGTACTGCTCGTGATCTTCCTGACCGCGTTCGGCCTGTCGGGCCTGCTCGTGCAATCGTTCGCGCGGGAGCTCAGCGGGCACGCGCTGCCCGCGCTGCTGGCGTCGGCCCCGGCACTCGCGGTCGCGCTGCCGAGCGTCCGGATCTTCGGCGGCTGGGTCGCACGCATCATGCCCAAGGAAGAGACCAGTGCCGTGTCGCGCGAGACCTTCGTCGGCCGCGTCGCGACGATCGTCATCGGCACCGCCAGGCAGCAGACCCCTGCGGAGGCCCGGCTCCGCGACGAACACGGACGCACGCACTACGTGATGGTCGAACCCGACGTGCCGGGCGAGGAGTTCGGCCAGGGAGACGAGGTGTTGCTCGTCCGCAGTGACGGTGCGCGCTTCCGCGTGATCCGACCGCCGAGCGACGCCCTACTCGTAAACAAAGGAGAACCCCGATGA
- a CDS encoding PspA/IM30 family protein yields MAETLASRVGRIVSGSLNALVGAVEDSAPEMLMQQAIREVDLAVDDVRTELGKLLAKKHLATTRLLEENRRHEELAGQLEVAIAEGRDDLAEAAIARQLDIEAQIPVIERTVAECAEQETEFEGFIAALLARRREMEGELEIFAQSRKTQPDTTAPATPGNRAEQAKDAFDRVLARNAGVAGSKATIDTEKKLAELDELARANRVKERLAAAKAQLGND; encoded by the coding sequence ATGGCAGAAACTCTCGCTTCCCGTGTAGGTCGCATCGTCAGCGGTAGCCTCAACGCGCTCGTGGGCGCCGTGGAGGACAGCGCGCCCGAGATGCTGATGCAGCAGGCGATTCGCGAAGTCGACCTCGCAGTCGATGACGTTCGCACGGAGCTCGGCAAGCTCCTCGCGAAGAAGCACCTCGCCACGACGCGACTGCTCGAAGAGAACCGACGCCACGAAGAGCTGGCCGGTCAGCTCGAGGTTGCGATCGCGGAAGGCCGCGACGATCTGGCCGAGGCCGCCATCGCGCGACAGCTCGATATCGAGGCCCAGATCCCCGTCATCGAGCGGACCGTGGCCGAGTGCGCCGAGCAGGAGACCGAGTTCGAGGGCTTCATCGCCGCTCTGCTGGCGCGCCGGCGCGAGATGGAAGGCGAGCTGGAGATCTTTGCCCAGTCCCGCAAGACGCAGCCCGACACCACCGCTCCCGCGACTCCCGGAAACCGGGCGGAGCAGGCGAAGGATGCCTTCGACCGGGTCCTCGCACGCAACGCGGGTGTCGCTGGGTCGAAGGCGACGATCGATACCGAGAAGAAGCTCGCCGAACTCGACGAGCTGGCCCGGGCCAACCGTGTCAAAGAGCGACTGGCCGCCGCGAAAGCACAGCTCGGGAACGACTAG
- a CDS encoding tetratricopeptide repeat protein, whose protein sequence is MILLLYAWAGFKLWMLVDAIQRGVGCIWYSLIFFVPGGAIAYFVTEKAPNLGWGSAASWFQRPVPTAALEHAYRENPCVANEGHLAARLHDEGEFDRARELYERLLRRDPDSLRGHYGLGLCRRGLGRDAEAVDAFREVLARDRAYAQYAVWLDLADALGVLERTEERIEALRELVRANPRLDHTVALSTALIDAGRESEARAELSRGLDDFNHAPRHVRRLARPAAKQASKLLGALA, encoded by the coding sequence GTGATCCTGCTCCTCTACGCCTGGGCTGGCTTCAAGCTGTGGATGCTCGTCGACGCGATCCAACGCGGCGTCGGTTGCATCTGGTACTCGCTGATCTTCTTCGTGCCGGGTGGCGCGATCGCCTACTTCGTCACCGAGAAGGCGCCGAACCTCGGCTGGGGGTCAGCGGCGAGCTGGTTCCAACGTCCGGTACCCACCGCCGCCCTCGAACACGCCTACCGCGAGAACCCGTGCGTCGCGAACGAGGGGCATCTCGCCGCGCGACTCCACGACGAGGGCGAGTTCGATCGCGCGCGCGAACTCTATGAACGACTCTTACGCCGCGACCCCGACTCCCTGCGCGGGCACTACGGGCTCGGCCTGTGTCGGCGCGGTCTGGGACGGGACGCCGAAGCCGTCGATGCGTTTCGCGAGGTGCTCGCGCGCGACCGCGCCTATGCCCAGTACGCCGTCTGGCTCGACCTGGCCGACGCACTCGGCGTCCTCGAACGCACCGAGGAGCGCATCGAGGCGCTGCGGGAACTGGTTCGCGCGAACCCGCGCCTCGATCACACCGTCGCCCTGTCGACGGCGCTGATCGACGCCGGGCGCGAGAGCGAGGCGCGCGCCGAGCTCTCCCGCGGACTCGACGACTTCAACCACGCGCCGCGCCACGTGCGGCGGCTGGCGCGACCCGCCGCGAAGCAGGCGTCGAAGCTGCTGGGCGCGCTCGCCTAG